A region from the Canis lupus dingo isolate Sandy chromosome 9, ASM325472v2, whole genome shotgun sequence genome encodes:
- the LOC112655333 gene encoding gastric inhibitory polypeptide produces the protein MVAMKIFSLLLATLLLVVVMGEKAAGHSRFHTKVSGSRPRGPRYAEGTFISDYSIAMDKIRQQDFVNWLLAQKGKKNDWKHNITQREAGALELAHQSNRKEESREQQGSLPKNPGDEDLLKDLLIRELLAWMVDQMEVCRLRFQ, from the exons ATGGTGGCCATGAAGATCTTCAGTCTCCTGCTGGCGACCCTGCtcctggtggtggtgatgggagaGAAGGCAGCCGGTCACTCTAG aTTCCACACTAAGGTCAGTGGCTCCCGACCTCGAGGCCCCAGGTACGCCGAGGGGACTTTCATCAGTGACTACAGTATCGCCATGGACAAGATCCGCCAACAAGACTTTGTGAACTGGCTGCTGGcccagaaggggaagaagaatga TTGGAAACACAACATCACCCAGAGGGAAGCCGGGGCCCTAGAGCTGGCCCATCAATCTAACAGGAAGGAGGAGTCGAGAGAGCAGCAGGG CTCCCTACCCAAGAACCCGGGTGATGAAGATTTGCTGAAGGATTTACTGATTCGAGAGCTGCTGGCCTGGATGGTGGATCAGATGGAAGTCTGCAGGCTCAG ATTTCAGTGA